The Bacteroidia bacterium region GCTACGCTAACGCTTCGGTGCTACGCTTCGCTCCGCACTGGGCTAACGCCCACCCTCCGCATGCCTCACGCAAGAAAAACCTAATCAATACCTCACAAAAAACTTATTTTTTATTCGCCTTCAAACCTTTTAATCAATCTGCAAGTAATGTCCAAAACTCTAATAACTTTGTAAGACAAATGCGAATCATTTACTTGAACTTTATCTTGATAGTGCTTCTATTTGAACAAGCTTGCTTCCATGGTATAACTTACTACTACCGCCCTCAACACGATACTATAAAAACAACCTACAAGTATCAAAAAATTGCTCAACTGGACTGCAGCATCAAAGAATCATCAGGAATTGTTGTAGTCAAAGATAGCTTACTTCTTACTCATAGCGATTCAGGAAATCCTCCATATCTTTACCTCACTAACTTAAAAGGAAAGTTGATTAAAAAGTTTTATGTGAAAAATGTTCATGCCATAGATTGGGAAGCTATAACCCTTGGCGAAGACAAAATTTACCTTGCAGACATTGGAAATAATTCTTTTCAAAGACAACAACTTTCTATTTATACCATCCCTTTGAGTTGGGATAAAGACACACTAGAACCTATACAAAAAATAGTCTATGTCTATCCAGACCAAAAGCATTATCCAAAGCATCGCCATCATGATGCAGAAGCTATATTCTATGCCAAACCGTATTTATACATATTCACTAAAAACTACGGTACAAAAAGTACGGATGTATACAGAGTAAATCCTGAAATAGATTATGTTCAAGCCGCAACTTGGTTAGCGCGTTCGTATTTAGATTCTTACGTTACTGATGTTGCTTACTCCCCTGCCAAAAACGAAATAGCACTTTTGACTTACGGTTTTGTGTACATTTACCGAACTCAATTAGATAGTGGTTTGTTCAAAAATGCCCGTCTGACTATGCGCTTACGTATTCCCATTTCTCAAACCGAAGCTATTACCTACCTCAATGACAATACTTTGCTTATTACCAATGAAAAAGGCAAAATATTCAAACTAACTCTTTTTTACACACGCAGGCAAAGTTTTCTTGACGATTGTTGTGTAGGATGTGGTTTATTTTGAGAAGTGCTATCTACTGTGCTATTTTAAGTACCGTTAGATTGTATTTTTGTCAATCTGTTATGTCTAAAAAAGTTTTATTCATCACGTATTACTTTCCGCCGAGTGGAGGTTCAGGAGTTCAAAGACCTCTCAAATTTATTAAGTATTTACCAAAATTTGATTGGGAACCTGTGGTCCTCACAGCAAAAGATGGTGAGTATCCCGCCATTGACGAGACTCTTTGTAAAGAAGTGCCTTCGCATCTCACTATTTTGCGCACTCCTGCCTTTGAACCTTACAAGTGGTACAAAAAATTTACTAACCGAGAAAAAACTACGAAAATTGACCGAACTATTTTAGATACCGCTTCAAAGTCATGGAAAGAACGGCTAGCTATATGGATTAGAGGAAACTTATTCATTCCTGATGCGCGTAAGTTTTGGATATATCCTTCGGTTCGTTTTTTATCGCAGTATCTCAAAAAAAATCCTGTCCAAGCAATTATCAGCACAGGACCTCCTCACAGCGCCCATTTAATTGCTCTCAAGATTAAAAAAAAATTCAATTTACCCTGGATAGCTGATTTCAGAGATCCTTGGACTACTATTTACTATCATCAACAACTGCAACTTTCACAATGGGCAAAAAAAAGACATATCGCATTGGAAAGAAAAGTACTCAAACAAGCAGATATTGTAATTACTGTGGGTAAAACTTTAGCCAGTGAGCTAGCTCAAATCCGAGAATTGCCCGTAGAATACATTTACAATGGCTATGATGAAGAGGACTTTTTACCTTACAGGAATCTACCTTTGTATGATAAATTTACCTTGACTTATGTGGGAACAACTTTTCAAAATGTGGACAATTTCGTTTTTTGGAATGTTTTGCGAGATTGGCTAAAAGCTAATCCCGAAGCTCAAGCGCAGTTTCAGATACGTATGATTGGCAAAACGCCCCAAAAAGTAAAAGAGCAAATCATAAGTGCAGAACTATCGGATTATGTGTATTATTCTCCTGATGTCGTTGAGCATCATGTTGCCATAGAAGAAATGTGTAAATCTCATTTGCTTTTTATGAGTATAGTTCAAGATAAAAACATGGTTAGTGGCAAGTTATTTGAGTATATAGCTTCTCGGCGGCCTGTATTATGCTTTTGTCATCCCGAAGGTGATGCTGCTCGGATTATTCAAGAGTGTGATGCAGGAATAGCTATAAAGCCTGAAGATACTTTTACCGCTGCTGCTTATCTTTCTCAACAGTTTGAAAAGTACAAAGTCAAAGATTATAGCTTTAATACAAATTCTAACATTCAACGGTATTCTCGTCAGTATCAAGCAGGGCAGTTAGCTAAATTGTTGGATAAGTGCATCCTTTGAGATAAAGGGGCAAACTTTGAAGATATGACGAGTCTTTTCTAGATTAAATTTTATTTCAGTTTTTTGGGCGTGCCCTTGTGGGCAAAAGCCCACAAGGTCGGCGTGCTTCGGGCTACGCTAACGCTTCGGTGCTTCGCTTTGCTACGCACTGGGCTAACGCCCACCCTTCGCATGCCTCACGCAAGGAATCTCTGAAAAAGCCATTTCTCTGTTTCTTATGCAAATTTTAGCTTGTAAGTACTTGTACTTCAAGCTCAAACAAGGTAAAGACATAATTGAACAGGTCATCTGCGTGAGGGGCATGGAGCATGCCGTTAGGCAGTGCGTAGCGTTAGCGAAGCACCGTAGCGAAGCGTAGTGCGGAATGCCCCGACCCTTGCGCAGCAAGGGGCACGCCCAAAAAATATCTGAAATATAACAAAAAACCTCTTTATCCTCTTTTTTAGACATATCTTTTCTGTGTACATGGCATAAAGTTTGTTGCTCTGCTATTCGGTAGGCTTATTGGTTTTATGATTTTATTTGGTGGCTACGCTGTACAAACAAAAAGTACAGCGTTTTTTATTACAAAATAGTATCGTACAAATAATCTTGACTTTTGTAAGGATAATCCGTAGTGTAGTGCAAACCTCTACTCTCTTTTCGTAACTTGGCTGACTTTGTAATTAAAAAAGCACAAGTGATAATATTCCGCAGTTCGCACAATTCCACAGATACTTTGGTTTTTTTGTAGAACTCTTCGGTTTCTTTGTATATCAAGTCTAATCTGCGTAAAGTACGCTCTAAACGTAAATCATTTCGGACAATCCCTACGTAACTGCTCATCAAATTTTGTACTTCCTTAAAGTTTTGAGAGATCAATATCCACTCTTCGGGATAAGTAGTTCCGCTGTCATTCCAATCGGGGATATTTTCTAAAATCGGAATGCTTTTGAAGTTATCTTTAACATGCTCATAAATACGATGCGCAAATACCAGTGCTTCTAGCAAAGAGTTGCTAGCTAATCGATTAGCACCGTGTAAGCCTGTACAAGCACATTCGCCGCAAGCATAAAGATTGTGTATGGAGGTTTTACCTTGTTCATCTACCAAGATTCCACCGCAAATGTAGTGCATAGCAGGAACGACAGGTATCCAATCTTTGGTTATATCTATCCCTATACTCAAACAATGTTGATAGATAGTAGGAAAGTGAGTTTTAATTTGCTCGGCGGGCAGATGAGTGGCGTCTAAGTACATGTATTCTTTACCGTGTTTTTTCATTTCTTGGTCAATGGCGCGCGCTACAATATCTCTTGGGGCTAACTCTTTGCGTGGGTCATATTTATGCATAAAAGGTTCGCCTTCATGGTTGCGAAGAATAGCCCCATGCCCGCGAACAGCTTCGGATATTAGAAATGCAGGGGACATGTGTCCTGGATGATATAAAGCCGTAGGATGAAACTGAACAAATTCCATGTTGGCAATTCTGCCATTTGCTCTGAATACCATTGCAATGCCATCCCCTGTGGCTATTTTGGGGTTAGTGGTAGATGCATACACATTTCCACATCCACCTGTTGCCATTACTGTGATACGAGAGAGTATTTTTTCTACTTTTTCTGTTTTTTTATTTAGTGCAAAAACTCCGTAACAAGTAATGTTAGGCGTACCTTTGTGTACATACCTGCCTAAGTGGTGTTGGGTCAAAATTTCTATGGCAAAATAATGGTCTAAAAGTAGAATATTCGGGTTTTCTTTAACTCTTTGCAAAAGTGTTTCTTCTATTTCTTTACCTGTGTAATCTGCTGCGTGAATGATTCGCTTATCGGAATGTCCGCCTTCTTTTACTAAGTCTAACTCACCTTTATCATTTAGACTGAATGAAACGCCCCATTCTATTAGTTCGCGTATTCTATCAGGTCCTTCAGAAACTACTATGCGTACAATATCCTCATGACACAAGCCATCGCCTGCTATTAAAGTATCTTGAATATGTTTTTCAAAAGAATCGTTTTGATTGTCCATTACTGCGGCTACGCCCCCTTGGGCGTACTTTGTATTTGCTTCATCGGGATTAGTTTTGGTCAGAATGG contains the following coding sequences:
- a CDS encoding glycosyltransferase family 4 protein, which translates into the protein MSKKVLFITYYFPPSGGSGVQRPLKFIKYLPKFDWEPVVLTAKDGEYPAIDETLCKEVPSHLTILRTPAFEPYKWYKKFTNREKTTKIDRTILDTASKSWKERLAIWIRGNLFIPDARKFWIYPSVRFLSQYLKKNPVQAIISTGPPHSAHLIALKIKKKFNLPWIADFRDPWTTIYYHQQLQLSQWAKKRHIALERKVLKQADIVITVGKTLASELAQIRELPVEYIYNGYDEEDFLPYRNLPLYDKFTLTYVGTTFQNVDNFVFWNVLRDWLKANPEAQAQFQIRMIGKTPQKVKEQIISAELSDYVYYSPDVVEHHVAIEEMCKSHLLFMSIVQDKNMVSGKLFEYIASRRPVLCFCHPEGDAARIIQECDAGIAIKPEDTFTAAAYLSQQFEKYKVKDYSFNTNSNIQRYSRQYQAGQLAKLLDKCIL
- the nadB gene encoding L-aspartate oxidase, which translates into the protein MHKTDFLIIGSGVAGLSLALKLAPYGKVTILTKTNPDEANTKYAQGGVAAVMDNQNDSFEKHIQDTLIAGDGLCHEDIVRIVVSEGPDRIRELIEWGVSFSLNDKGELDLVKEGGHSDKRIIHAADYTGKEIEETLLQRVKENPNILLLDHYFAIEILTQHHLGRYVHKGTPNITCYGVFALNKKTEKVEKILSRITVMATGGCGNVYASTTNPKIATGDGIAMVFRANGRIANMEFVQFHPTALYHPGHMSPAFLISEAVRGHGAILRNHEGEPFMHKYDPRKELAPRDIVARAIDQEMKKHGKEYMYLDATHLPAEQIKTHFPTIYQHCLSIGIDITKDWIPVVPAMHYICGGILVDEQGKTSIHNLYACGECACTGLHGANRLASNSLLEALVFAHRIYEHVKDNFKSIPILENIPDWNDSGTTYPEEWILISQNFKEVQNLMSSYVGIVRNDLRLERTLRRLDLIYKETEEFYKKTKVSVELCELRNIITCAFLITKSAKLRKESRGLHYTTDYPYKSQDYLYDTIL